In the genome of Xenopus laevis strain J_2021 chromosome 1S, Xenopus_laevis_v10.1, whole genome shotgun sequence, one region contains:
- the rfxank.S gene encoding regulatory factor X associated ankyrin containing protein S homeolog isoform X2, translating to MADQITEDGILSITCVSNHNNDSIIIPLYPQAPNGSDMEEDVASLNGPLKYSTTLTNRQRGNMVSVLPATLDSLSVQQLSAQGELTQLKEYLQKDKTLINCPDERGFTPLMWAAAFGEIETVCYLLELGADPHILAKERESALSLASTGGYSDIVLLLLSKKVDINIYDWNGGTPLLYAVRGNHVKCVEVLLERGADLTMEADSGYTPMDLAVALGYKKVQQVIEHHILKLFQNKE from the exons ATGGCAGACCAAATCACAGAGGATGGCATTCTCTCCATAACCTGTGTTTCTAACCATAATAACGACAGCATAATAATCCCCCTTTATCCTCAAGCACCAAATGGCTCAGATATGGAGGAAGATGTTGCATCGTTGAATG gaCCCTTAAAATATTCCACTACCCTAACTAATAGGCAGCGGGGAAACATGGTATCAGTGCTGCCAGCCACACTGGATT CTCTGTCTGTACAGCAACTTTCTGCCCAAGGGGAGCTCACCCAGCTGAAGGAATATCTACAGAAAG ATAAGACGTTAATCAACTGTCCAGATGAAAGAGGTTTCACCCCTTTGATGTGGGCTGCTGCTTTTGGAGAGATAGAAACTGTCTGCTACCTCTTGGAGCTG GGAGCTGATCCTCACATTCTGGCCAAGGAAAGAGAGAGTGCATTGTCCCTAGCAAGTACTGGTGGATACTCCGACATCGTGTTGCTGCTCTTGAGTAAAAAAGTGGACATCAATATATATGATTGG AATGGAGGGACTCCATTATTGTATGCAGTGAGGGGAAATCACGTGAAATGTGTGGAGGTTTTGCTAG AACGCGGTGCAGATTTAACCATGGAGGCTGATTCTGGATACACCCCAATGGATCTTGCTGTGGCTCTGGGTTATAAAAAAG TCCAACAGGTCATTGAGCATCACATTCTGAAACTGTTTCAAAACAAAGAATAA
- the rfxank.S gene encoding regulatory factor X associated ankyrin containing protein S homeolog, whose protein sequence is MADQITEDGILSITCVSNHNNDSIIIPLYPQAPNGSDMEEDVASLNAGPLKYSTTLTNRQRGNMVSVLPATLDSLSVQQLSAQGELTQLKEYLQKDKTLINCPDERGFTPLMWAAAFGEIETVCYLLELGADPHILAKERESALSLASTGGYSDIVLLLLSKKVDINIYDWNGGTPLLYAVRGNHVKCVEVLLERGADLTMEADSGYTPMDLAVALGYKKVQQVIEHHILKLFQNKE, encoded by the exons ATGGCAGACCAAATCACAGAGGATGGCATTCTCTCCATAACCTGTGTTTCTAACCATAATAACGACAGCATAATAATCCCCCTTTATCCTCAAGCACCAAATGGCTCAGATATGGAGGAAGATGTTGCATCGTTGAATG caggaCCCTTAAAATATTCCACTACCCTAACTAATAGGCAGCGGGGAAACATGGTATCAGTGCTGCCAGCCACACTGGATT CTCTGTCTGTACAGCAACTTTCTGCCCAAGGGGAGCTCACCCAGCTGAAGGAATATCTACAGAAAG ATAAGACGTTAATCAACTGTCCAGATGAAAGAGGTTTCACCCCTTTGATGTGGGCTGCTGCTTTTGGAGAGATAGAAACTGTCTGCTACCTCTTGGAGCTG GGAGCTGATCCTCACATTCTGGCCAAGGAAAGAGAGAGTGCATTGTCCCTAGCAAGTACTGGTGGATACTCCGACATCGTGTTGCTGCTCTTGAGTAAAAAAGTGGACATCAATATATATGATTGG AATGGAGGGACTCCATTATTGTATGCAGTGAGGGGAAATCACGTGAAATGTGTGGAGGTTTTGCTAG AACGCGGTGCAGATTTAACCATGGAGGCTGATTCTGGATACACCCCAATGGATCTTGCTGTGGCTCTGGGTTATAAAAAAG TCCAACAGGTCATTGAGCATCACATTCTGAAACTGTTTCAAAACAAAGAATAA